In Moorella sp. Hama-1, a single genomic region encodes these proteins:
- a CDS encoding type II toxin-antitoxin system Phd/YefM family antitoxin yields MYMANVTDIRQNASKIIARVVETGEPAVVLQRSKPVVYIVEAAAYETMLKKLEAAENLFRVEETKNALQKIAGLRERMAPRGKQTDSVPLLRELREGEGR; encoded by the coding sequence GGCAGAACGCCAGCAAGATAATCGCCCGAGTGGTAGAAACGGGTGAGCCGGCGGTAGTCTTGCAACGGTCAAAACCAGTCGTTTACATTGTAGAGGCTGCCGCTTATGAAACAATGCTGAAAAAACTTGAAGCGGCGGAGAACCTGTTCCGGGTTGAAGAAACCAAGAACGCCTTACAAAAAATTGCCGGGCTGCGGGAAAGGATGGCCCCAAGGGGCAAACAGACTGATTCCGTGCCCCTGCTCCGGGAATTGCGGGAGGGCGAGGGCCGTTGA
- a CDS encoding type II toxin-antitoxin system VapC family toxin yields the protein MNYVCLDSSVLLKLLTWEDGSEAAAELMERIVESGQVVILPAFAWAEVGSVLRKKARKKEITHEEAGEAWHLFCQLKIISYLESEKIAGASWEIAVKENLPTLYDAAYLAVAESAAQDCGGTCEFWTADERMVNALGGKKKYVKLLETEKTAMAGKEK from the coding sequence TTGAATTATGTCTGTTTGGATAGCAGCGTATTGCTTAAACTGCTCACCTGGGAAGACGGGAGTGAAGCAGCGGCGGAATTAATGGAGCGCATAGTCGAATCCGGCCAGGTGGTTATTCTACCGGCTTTCGCCTGGGCCGAAGTGGGCAGCGTATTGCGTAAAAAGGCCAGGAAAAAAGAAATTACACATGAAGAAGCGGGAGAAGCCTGGCATCTGTTCTGTCAGCTAAAGATTATTTCTTACTTGGAGAGCGAAAAAATAGCCGGCGCGTCATGGGAGATTGCCGTGAAAGAAAATCTTCCCACTCTTTATGACGCCGCTTATCTGGCCGTAGCGGAAAGCGCGGCGCAGGACTGTGGGGGAACTTGTGAATTCTGGACTGCCGATGAAAGAATGGTAAACGCCCTGGGCGGAAAGAAGAAGTATGTGAAGCTGTTGGAAACAGAAAAGACGGCCATGGCGGGTAAGGAAAAGTAA
- a CDS encoding stalk domain-containing protein, with the protein MKDLGLNWMLYSSKKEKKGNLYMSYKIVFMALCLIYLICFPAPLVYGETQRSYINYYGKVIDVKPHGFTIKVDKIEPIVDEPYINGSSITKLLKLTKDEVKLIGQNLTLDINQYTYVTIGDEHVSPPYGIPLDKAKAIDLTKYLYPNDYIFVTAKDKNAWNLKVNSPMLKANPETSNTIPSNLRDGALRAIFRMGQEEYTIDGRSYPMNAVPFMENNRAYIPVRYLAYVIGINGDMITYDNGSIIITHFVKKTGSEIYPINDRFKGTDSYYRRLTIKEGSKVLTIEDFGPAYAGISNFEVIMDVAPIIREGRAYLPARYIAQALGYETQWDEKNQDMTIWNSGEVE; encoded by the coding sequence ATGAAGGATCTAGGCTTGAATTGGATGTTGTATAGTAGTAAAAAGGAGAAAAAGGGTAACCTATACATGTCCTATAAAATAGTCTTTATGGCCCTATGTCTTATATATTTAATTTGTTTCCCCGCGCCACTTGTTTATGGTGAAACTCAAAGGTCATATATTAACTACTATGGTAAAGTTATTGACGTTAAACCCCATGGGTTTACAATAAAAGTAGATAAGATAGAACCCATCGTGGATGAGCCATATATTAATGGTTCAAGTATAACTAAACTGTTAAAGCTTACAAAGGATGAGGTAAAACTTATTGGGCAAAACCTTACTTTGGACATCAATCAATATACTTATGTTACTATTGGCGACGAACATGTTTCTCCACCATATGGAATTCCACTTGATAAAGCAAAGGCAATAGATCTCACCAAATATTTATACCCTAACGATTATATCTTTGTTACCGCTAAAGATAAAAACGCATGGAATCTTAAAGTAAATAGCCCTATGTTAAAGGCTAACCCTGAGACCTCAAACACTATTCCATCCAACCTAAGGGATGGTGCCCTAAGAGCTATTTTTAGGATGGGCCAGGAAGAATACACCATCGATGGACGGTCGTATCCAATGAATGCGGTACCTTTTATGGAAAACAATCGCGCCTATATCCCTGTGCGCTACCTGGCTTATGTGATTGGTATAAATGGCGATATGATCACGTATGATAACGGCTCTATTATAATTACCCACTTTGTAAAGAAAACAGGTTCAGAGATATATCCCATAAATGATAGGTTCAAAGGGACCGATAGCTATTATAGGCGTTTAACAATAAAAGAGGGAAGCAAAGTCTTAACTATTGAGGATTTTGGCCCCGCGTATGCAGGAATATCCAATTTTGAAGTTATAATGGATGTGGCTCCGATTATCAGAGAAGGCCGCGCCTATTTACCGGCACGGTACATAGCTCAAGCCCTGGGATACGAAACACAATGGGATGAAAAAAACCAAGATATGACAATATGGAATAGCGGAGAAGTTGAATAA
- a CDS encoding copper amine oxidase N-terminal domain-containing protein — translation MTRKINLLIAFLLAVTLALAAGGVAEAKNLSATFVVDYNVFAYITPEDTRKAVNCKMDVTPFIENNRAYVPVRYLAYGLGVAEKDVNWDEASQTVTLSMEGTKVKLEVGSKTIYVNGKPQEMDVAPLLRDDRVFLPARFVAEAFGYEVGYRDNFVFIDLKR, via the coding sequence ATGACCCGTAAAATTAACCTTCTCATTGCTTTCCTCCTGGCCGTAACGCTGGCCCTGGCGGCCGGGGGCGTTGCGGAAGCGAAGAATTTAAGTGCTACGTTTGTGGTGGATTACAATGTTTTTGCATATATAACGCCGGAAGATACTCGCAAGGCTGTGAATTGCAAGATGGACGTAACGCCCTTCATCGAGAACAACCGCGCCTACGTTCCGGTGCGCTACCTGGCCTACGGCCTGGGCGTGGCGGAGAAGGACGTAAATTGGGATGAGGCAAGCCAGACCGTAACTTTGAGCATGGAGGGCACCAAGGTGAAGCTCGAGGTGGGCAGCAAGACTATTTACGTCAACGGCAAGCCCCAGGAGATGGACGTGGCCCCGCTCTTGAGAGACGACCGCGTGTTCCTGCCCGCCAGGTTCGTGGCCGAGGCGTTTGGGTACGAGGTAGGCTATAGGGACAACTTTGTATTCATTGATTTGAAGAGGTAG